Proteins from one Primulina huaijiensis isolate GDHJ02 chromosome 18, ASM1229523v2, whole genome shotgun sequence genomic window:
- the LOC140963893 gene encoding LOB domain-containing protein 37-like: MSCNGCRVLRKGCSETCILRNCLQWIESPESQGHATVFVAKFFGRAGLMSFISAVPENQRPALFQSLLFEAAGRTVNPVNGAVGLLWTGNWHVCQTAVETVLLGGALKPITEFLGGASDPGDLSECTNMFDLRDPSLMSRSKLQKRRRPPEEPARIMQLSDLDLSLTPGFHGKKTSLLPGARRLGSPSMNSEESMTTTCGDHQTKNEIKLLNLFN, encoded by the exons ATGAGTTGCAATGGATGCCGGGTTCTTCGGAAGGGATGCAGTGAAACGTGTATTTTGAGGAATTGTTTGCAGTGGATTGAAAGCCCCGAATCACAAGGTCACGCCACCGTTTTTGTAGCCAAATTCTTCGGCCGCGCCGGCCTCATGTCCTTCATCTCCGCCGTCCCAGAAAATCAGAGACCTG CCCTCTTCCAGTCTCTGCTCTTTGAAGCTGCCGGAAGAACGGTAAACCCTGTAAACGGGGCGGTGGGGCTTCTCTGGACCGGGAACTGGCACGTTTGCCAGACGGCGGTTGAGACCGTTCTCCTTGGTGGCGCGTTGAAGCCGATCACGGAGTTCCTCGGCGGTGCGTCGGATCCCGGCGACTTGTCCGAGTGCACGAACATGTTCGATCTCCGAGATCCATCCCTGATGTCACGATCCAAGTTGCAGAAGCGCCGCCGTCCCCCGGAGGAGCCGGCCAGGATCATGCAGTTATCTGATCTTGATCTTAGTCTGACACCGGGTTTCCATGGCAAAAAGACGAGCCTTTTACCCGGGGCGCGGCGACTCGGGAGCCCATCAATGAATTCTGAAGAATCCATGACGACAACTTGTGGAGATCATCAaactaaaaatgaaataaaacttTTAAACTTGTTCAATTAA
- the LOC140964263 gene encoding calcium-transporting ATPase 2, plasma membrane-type-like, which yields MESLLSEKWDVKPKHASAETLQRWRDLCGLVKNPKRRFRFTANLSKRHEAAAMRKTNQEKLRIAVLVSKAAFQFIQGVQPSDYTVPKEVEAAGFQICADEIGSIVEGHDVKKLKFYGGAPGLAEKLATSSTDGLSTDTESLSRREQSYGINKFQESEIRSFWVFVWEALQDMTLMILGVCAFISLIVGIATEGWPKGAHDGLGIVASILLVVFVTATSDYRQSLQFKDLDKEKKKITIQVTRNGYRQKMSIYELLAGDIVHLAIGDQVPADGLFLSGFSVLIDESSLTGESEPVMVSPDNPFLLSGTKVQDGSCKMLVTTVGMRTQWGKLMATLSEGGDEETPLQVKLNGVATIIGKIGLCFAVVTFAVLVQKMVGSKWHEGTMFRWSGDDALELLEYFAIAVTIVVVAVPEGLPLAVTLSLAFAMKKMMNDKALVRNLAACETMGSATTICSDKTGTLTTNHMTVVKSCICMEVKDLSEPRTASALRSELPETVVKTLLQSIFNNTGGEVVVNKQGKREILGTPTETAILEFGLSLGGNFREERQAYKLVKVEPFNSTKKRMSVVLELPGHGLRAHTKGASEIILAACEKVIDSNGEVVPLDEASMCHLKEIIDQFASEALRTLCLAYVELASGFSPNDAIPASGYTCIGIVGIKDPVRPGVRESVALCRSAGVTVRMVTGDNINTAKAIARECGILTDDGIAIEGPVFREKSMEELLELIPKIQVMARSSPLDKHTLVKHLRTTFNEVVAVTGDGTNDAPALHEADIGLAMGIAGTEVAKESADVIILDDNFSTIVTVAKWGRSVYVNIQKFVQFQLTVNVVALVVNFSSACLTGTAPLTAVQLLWVNMIMDTLGALALATEPPSDELMKRSPVGRKGNFISAVMWRNILGQSLYQFLVIWFLQACGKTIFMLHSCPDSDLILNTIIFNSFVFCQLFNEVNSREMEKINVLEGILDNYVFVSVLGSTVLFQFIIIEYLGTFANTTPLTLMQWFFCIFFGFLGMPIAVGLKRIPLEG from the exons ATGGAAAGTTTATTGAGTGAGAAATGGGACGTCAAGCCGAAGCATGCGTCGGCGGAGACGTTGCAGCGCTGGAGGGATCTCTGTGGGCTGGTTAAGAACCCCAAGCGACGGTTCAGATTCACTGCTAATTTATCCAAGCGCCACGAGGCTGCTGCCATGCGCAAAACTAATCAG gAGAAGTTGAGAATTGCAGTCCTAGTCTCAAAAGCTGCCTTCCAATTCATACAAG GTGTGCAGCCGAGTGATTACACTGTACCTAAGGAAGTTGAAGCTGCTGGTTTTCAGATTTGTGCTGATGAAATAGGGTCCATAGTCGAAGGTCACGATGTTAAAAAGCTAAAGTTTTATGGGGGGGCACCTGGCCTTGCAGAAAAGCTCGCCACAAGCTCCACAGATGGGCTTTCTACTGATACTGAATCTCTTAGTCGAAGAGAACAGAGTTACGGCATCAATAAGTTCCAAGAAAGCGAAATTCGGAGCTTTTGGGTGTTTGTTTGGGAAGCCCTTCAAGATATGACTCTCATGATTCTTGGCGTATGCGCGTTTATTTCTTTGATAGTCGGCATTGCCACCGAGGGATGGCCTAAGGGAGCTCATGATGGACTCGGGATCGTTGCTAGTATCTTGCTGGTTGTCTTTGTAACAGCTACAAGTGATTATCGTCAGTCTTTGCAATTCAAGGATTTGGACAAGGAAAAGAAGAAAATTACCATCCAAGTTACAAGAAACGGGTACAGACAGAAGATGTCGATTTATGAGCTTCTTGCAGGTGATATTGTGCACCTTGCAATTGGCGATCAAGTCCCTGCAGATGGCCTTTTTCTGTCAGGATTCTCTGTTTTGATCGACGAATCTAGTCTGACTGGAGAAAGCGAGCCGGTTATGGTTAGTCCCGATAATCCATTTCTTCTCTCTGGAACCAAGGTCCAAGATGGCTCGTGCAAGATGCTTGTTACCACTGTTGGCATGAGAACTCAGTGGGGGAAGTTAATGGCAACGCTAAGTGAAGGAGGGGATGAGGAAACACCATTGCAAGTTAAATTAAATGGGGTGGCGACTATTATTGGAAAGATAGGCCTCTGTTTTGCTGTGGTGACATTTGCTGTTTTAGTCCAAAAAATGGTTGGCAGTAAATGGCACGAGGGAACAATGTTTCGCTGGTCTGGAGATGATGCTTTAGAGTTATTAGAATACTTTGCCATTGCAGTCACCATTGTCGTTGTAGCAGTTCCCGAGGGCCTCCCTCTAGCCGTGACGTTGAGCCTTGCTTTTGCCATGAAAAAAATGATGAACGATAAAGCTCTCGTACGAAACTTGGCTGCCTGTGAGACCATGGGGTCGGCCACAACCATATGTAGTGACAAGACCGGGACATTGACGACTAATCACATGACAGTGGTGAAATCATGCATTTGTATGGAGGTCAAGGATCTGAGCGAACCAAGAACTGCATCTGCTCTACGCTCTGAGCTCCCCGAAACCGTAGTTAAGACCCTGTTGCAGTCGATTTTCAACAATACTGGTGGAGAAGTGGTGGTTAACAAGCAAGGAAAACGAGAGATTTTGGGGACTCCAACTGAGACAGCCATCTTGGAGTTTGGACTGTCTCTTGGGGGCAATTTTCGGGAAGAAAGACAAGCGTATAAGTTAGTGAAAGTCGAACCATTTAACTCCACAAAGAAGAGGATGAGTGTTGTGTTGGAGCTTCCAGGACACGGCCTTAGAGCTCATACTAAAGGTGCTTCAGAGATTATTCTTGCTGCATGTGAAAAGGTGATTGATTCTAATGGTGAAGTTGTTCCCCTCGATGAAGCATCCATGTGTCATCTTAAAGAAATCATCGATCAGTTTGCTAGTGAGGCTCTGAGGACACTGTGTCTTGCCTACGTAGAACTTGCAAGCGGGTTCTCCCCGAATGATGCTATTCCAGCATCTGGTTATACTTGTATAGGGATTGTGGGAATCAAAGATCCTGTACGTCCCGGAGTTCGGGAATCTGTTGCACTTTGTCGTTCAGCTGGCGTGACTGTTCGGATGGTTACAGGAGACAACATCAACACTGCAAAAGCTATTGCGAGAGAGTGTGGGATACTGACTGATGATGGAATTGCCATTGAAGGTCCTGTTTTTCGCGAAAAAAGTATGGAGGAATTGCTTGAATTAATTCCCAAGATTCAG GTTATGGCTCGGTCTTCGCCACTAGACAAGCACACATTGGTTAAGCACTTGAGAACAACATTTAATGAGGTCGTGGCAGTGACTGGTGATGGTACAAATGATGCTcctgcactacatgaagcagaTATCGGACTTGCAATGGGAATTGCGGGAACTGAG GTAGCAAAAGAGAGTGCAGATGTCATAATTTTGGATGATAATTTCTCCACAATTGTGACTGTAGCCAAATGGGGACGCTCAGTTTACGTTAACATACAGAAGTTCGTGCAGTTCCAGCTGACTGTTAATGTTGTTGCATTGGTCGTAAACTTCTCCTCTGCGTGCTTGACTG GAACTGCTCCTCTGACCGCTGTTCAACTTCTGTGGGTAAATATGATTATGGACACATTAGGTGCACTCGCCCTGGCAACCGAGCCTCCTAGCGATGAACTGATGAAAAGGTCTCCTGTTGGAAGGAAGGGAAACTTCATTAGCGCTGTTATGTGGAGGAACATCCTAGGGCAATCTTTGTATCAGTTTTTGGTCATATGGTTTCTTCAAGCTTGTGGAAAGACAATATTCATGCTTCATAGTTGCCCTGATTCTGATTTGATCCTCAACACGATTATTTTCAACTCATTCGTTTTCTGTCAG CTTTTCAATGAGGTGAACTCCAGAGAAATGGAGAAAATCAATGTGCTAGAAGGAATTCTGGATAACTATGTTTTTGTATCAGTTCTTGGATCTACAGTGCTATTCCAGTTCATAATCATTGAATACCTTGGCACGTTTGCGAACACAACTCCGCTTACTCTCATGCAATGGTTTTTCTGCATATTCTTTGGATTCCTGGGCATGCCGATTGCTGTAGGCTTGAAGAGAATTCCATTAGAGGGCTAA
- the LOC140964514 gene encoding mitochondrial outer membrane protein porin 2-like: MSKGPGIFSEIGKKAKDLLTKDYLSDHKLSVSTCTESGVALTTSTVNRGGYSSGDVAAQYNYKNIFADIRVDTESNIAATLTFSDIVPSSRTIATLKYPNYESGKLEIQYFHPHASLTAAVGMNQTPPIDVSLNLGTPMVALGAEAGYDAASGKLIKYTAGISLTKLDSCASILLSDKGDTIKASYVHYIDQLKKSAAVGEIARKFSTNENTFAVGGSYAIDSLTLVKMKFNNHGIVGTVLQHEFIRKSLVTVSSEFDTKSLDKTPRFGLSLALKP, from the exons ATGAGCAAGGGACCGGGAATCTTCTCAGAAATTGGAAAGAAAGCCAAAG atctGCTGACGAAGGACTACCTTTCTGATCACAAATTATCTGTATCCACCTGCACTGAATCCGGAGTG GCCCTGACTACATCAACTGTGAATAGAGGAGGCTACTCCTCTGGCGATGTGGCAGCACAATACAATTACAAAAATATCTTTGCTGATATCAGAGTGGACACGGAATCAAAT ATTGCAGCAACTCTGACTTTTTCTGATATCGTCCCCTCATCAAGGACCATCGCCACCCTAAAATATCCCAATTATGAATCCGGAAAG CTGGAAATTCAATACTTCCACCCTCATGCATCCCTCACTGCAGCTGTTGGTATGAATCAGACCCCTCCAATTGATGTTTCATTGAACCTTGGTACTCCCATGGTTGCTTTGGGCGCTGAGGCTGGTTATGACGCCGCTTCtggtaaattaataaaatacacagCTGGCATCTCTCTGACAAAACTCGATTCTTGTGCTTCAATACTTCT GAGCGACAAAGGAGACACCATAAAGGCATCATACGTACACTACATCGATCAGTTGAAGAAGAGTGCTGCTGTGGGAGAGATTGCCAGAAAATTCTCAACGAATGAGAATACATTTGCTGTTGGAGGATCCTACGCCATTGACAGCCTGACTCTTGTGAAAATGAAGTTCAACAATCATGGCATAGTGGGGACCGTTTTGCAGCACGAGTTCATTCGAAAATCATTGGTGACTGTATCCAGTGAATTTGACACCAAGTCTTTGGATAAAACTCCAAGATTTGGTTTATCATTGGCTCTAAAGCCTTGA